In the genome of Streptomyces pactum, one region contains:
- a CDS encoding acyl-CoA thioesterase: protein MIEQPAPEQPPGKPTSASRTTLSHIMTASDTNLLGTVHGGVIMKLVDDAAGAVAGRHSGGPAVTASMDEMVFLEPVRVGDLVHVHAQVNWTGRSSMEVGVRVLAERWNESTPATQVGSAYLVFAAVDEEGRPRPVPPVIPETERDKRRYQEAQIRRTHRLARRRAIKELRAKRAAEGITD from the coding sequence ATGATCGAGCAGCCTGCCCCTGAGCAACCGCCCGGGAAGCCCACCTCGGCGTCCCGCACCACGCTCAGCCACATCATGACCGCGAGCGACACCAATCTGCTGGGCACCGTGCACGGCGGCGTGATCATGAAACTGGTGGACGACGCGGCCGGGGCGGTAGCCGGCCGGCACTCCGGCGGCCCGGCGGTGACCGCGTCGATGGACGAGATGGTCTTCCTGGAGCCGGTCCGGGTGGGCGACCTGGTCCATGTGCACGCCCAGGTGAACTGGACCGGACGCTCCTCCATGGAGGTCGGGGTCCGGGTGCTCGCCGAGCGGTGGAACGAGTCCACCCCCGCCACCCAGGTCGGCAGCGCCTACCTGGTCTTCGCCGCGGTCGACGAGGAGGGCCGGCCCCGGCCGGTGCCGCCGGTGATCCCGGAGACCGAGCGGGACAAGCGCCGCTACCAGGAGGCACAGATCCGCCGGACGCACCGGCTGGCGCGGCGCCGCGCGATCAAGGAGCTGCGCGCCAAGCGGGCCGCGGAGGGCATCACCGACTGA
- a CDS encoding LCP family protein encodes MLVLTTAGAGHAMLTGLEAGIERVDVFGGLPDRPRDGDGMNILVVGVDGRDRITERQRTRYRLGGAPCHCTDTLMLVHLSADRDRASVVSLPRDSYARIPAHTDPVTGRHRPAHPQKINAAYAEGGPRLTVRTVEQLTGVHIDHYLEVDFTSFMKTVDLVGGVRICTPRPLRDSHTGLDLPAGSHDLSGGQALQYVRSRHVDGDSDLGRMSRQQQFLAALLRRVTDSGVLLNPVKLNRVASGLLDSVRADHGFGGDELVALGRAMRGLDPASSEFVSVPLDDLGHQVPGVGSTVTWDRAKAERLFRAIREDRPLAAHTGRRSPAPALVEVAPARIRVQVLNGTSAKGLGRRVDRELRAAGFATTGTPANAAVRDAGRTVIEYDPGWDRSARSLRAALPGSRLRPVAGRGPVMRVTVGAEHRTVRRVRVDSPRARADGSRGAVTGDQVDCPRER; translated from the coding sequence GTGCTGGTGCTCACCACCGCCGGCGCCGGGCACGCGATGCTCACCGGGCTGGAGGCCGGGATCGAGCGGGTGGACGTCTTCGGCGGCCTCCCCGACCGGCCCCGGGACGGCGACGGGATGAACATCCTGGTGGTCGGGGTGGACGGCCGGGACCGGATCACCGAGCGGCAGCGCACCCGCTACCGGCTGGGCGGCGCGCCCTGCCACTGCACCGACACCCTCATGCTGGTGCACCTGTCGGCCGACCGGGACCGGGCGAGCGTGGTGAGCCTGCCGCGGGACTCCTACGCCCGCATCCCGGCGCACACCGACCCGGTCACCGGCAGGCACCGCCCGGCCCACCCGCAGAAGATCAACGCGGCGTACGCGGAGGGCGGCCCGCGGCTGACCGTACGCACCGTGGAACAGCTGACCGGCGTGCACATCGACCACTACCTGGAGGTGGATTTCACCAGCTTCATGAAGACCGTCGACCTGGTCGGCGGGGTGCGGATCTGCACCCCGCGCCCGCTGCGGGACAGCCACACCGGGCTGGACCTGCCGGCCGGCTCGCACGACCTCAGCGGTGGCCAGGCGCTCCAGTACGTGCGCTCGCGCCACGTGGACGGCGACTCGGACCTGGGCCGGATGAGCCGCCAGCAGCAGTTCCTGGCGGCACTGCTGCGCCGGGTCACCGACAGCGGGGTGCTGCTCAACCCGGTGAAGCTCAACCGGGTGGCCTCCGGCCTGCTCGACTCCGTCCGGGCCGACCACGGCTTCGGCGGCGACGAGCTGGTGGCGCTGGGCCGGGCGATGCGCGGGCTGGACCCGGCCTCGTCGGAGTTCGTCTCGGTGCCGCTGGACGACCTCGGCCACCAGGTGCCGGGGGTCGGCTCGACGGTGACCTGGGACCGGGCCAAGGCCGAGCGGCTGTTCCGGGCCATCCGCGAGGACCGTCCGCTGGCGGCGCACACCGGGCGGCGGTCGCCCGCGCCGGCGCTGGTGGAGGTGGCGCCCGCGCGCATCCGGGTGCAGGTGCTCAACGGGACCTCGGCCAAGGGGCTGGGCCGCCGGGTGGACCGCGAGCTGCGCGCGGCCGGCTTCGCCACCACCGGGACCCCGGCCAACGCCGCGGTCCGGGACGCCGGGCGCACCGTGATCGAGTACGACCCCGGTTGGGACCGCTCGGCGCGCTCGCTGCGGGCCGCGCTGCCGGGCTCCCGGCTGCGGCCGGTGGCGGGGCGGGGCCCGGTGATGCGGGTCACCGTCGGCGCGGAGCACCGTACGGTGCGGCGGGTCCGGGTGGACTCGCCGCGGGCGCGGGCCGACGGCAGCCGGGGCGCGGTCACCGGCGACCAGGTGGACTGCCCGCGGGAGCGGTGA
- a CDS encoding glycosyltransferase family 2 protein, protein MSDQQPPAVSVIMPVLNEERHLRNSVRHILAQEYAGEMEVVIALGPSTDRTDEIAAELVREDPRVHTVPNPSGRTPAALNAAIKASRHPVVVRVDGHGMLSPNYIATAVRLLEETGAQNVGGIMHAEGENDWEHAVAAAMTSKIGVGNAAFHTGGEAGPAETVYLGVFRREALERQGGYNEEFIRAQDWELNFRIREAGGLIWFSPELKVSYRPRPSVRELAKQYRNYGRWRHVVARYHQGSINLRYLAPPTAVVAIAAGLVTGAVLTPWGFVVPAGYLAAIAAGSVPAGKGLPVKARLQIPVALATMHMSWGWGFLTSPRSLAKKVIASRRPAVLAR, encoded by the coding sequence ATGTCCGATCAGCAGCCGCCGGCCGTTTCCGTGATCATGCCGGTGCTCAACGAGGAACGCCATCTGCGCAATTCCGTCCGGCACATCCTGGCCCAGGAGTACGCCGGTGAGATGGAGGTGGTGATCGCCCTCGGCCCGTCCACGGACCGTACCGACGAGATCGCCGCCGAACTGGTGCGCGAGGACCCGCGGGTGCACACGGTGCCCAACCCGTCCGGCCGCACCCCCGCGGCGCTCAACGCCGCCATCAAGGCGTCCCGGCACCCGGTCGTGGTGCGGGTGGACGGCCACGGGATGCTGTCGCCGAACTACATCGCCACCGCGGTCCGGCTGCTGGAGGAGACCGGTGCGCAGAACGTCGGCGGCATCATGCACGCCGAGGGCGAGAACGACTGGGAGCACGCCGTCGCGGCGGCGATGACCTCGAAGATCGGGGTGGGGAACGCCGCCTTCCACACCGGCGGCGAGGCCGGCCCGGCGGAGACCGTCTACCTGGGCGTCTTCCGGCGCGAGGCGCTGGAGCGGCAGGGCGGCTACAACGAGGAGTTCATCCGCGCCCAGGACTGGGAGCTGAACTTCCGCATCCGCGAGGCCGGCGGGCTGATCTGGTTCTCGCCCGAGCTGAAGGTCTCCTACCGGCCGCGGCCCAGCGTCCGGGAGCTCGCCAAGCAGTACCGGAACTACGGCCGCTGGCGCCATGTCGTCGCCCGCTACCACCAGGGCTCCATCAACCTGCGCTACCTCGCCCCGCCGACCGCCGTGGTGGCCATCGCCGCCGGCCTGGTCACCGGCGCGGTGCTCACCCCCTGGGGCTTCGTGGTGCCGGCCGGCTACCTGGCGGCGATCGCCGCCGGTTCGGTCCCGGCCGGCAAGGGGCTGCCGGTCAAGGCCCGGCTGCAGATCCCGGTGGCGCTGGCGACCATGCACATGTCCTGGGGCTGGGGCTTTTTGACCAGCCCCCGCTCGCTGGCGAAGAAGGTCATCGCCAGCCGCCGGCCGGCGGTGCTCGCCCGCTGA
- a CDS encoding LCP family protein yields MEQERRARGEGRRRRAPEAREQGRDDSPYEGPEAAGGPAGAGRGAAADASGAAAGSPAGTGDAPASTRAERRAAQRSGKSPVPAPRNGGRGRRRPPAGKGGGKGGRRSKGIRILKWSALALAVLILGAAGAGYLYYQHLNNNLKKETLNLGKNKLDRAAPNADGETPLNILLLGSDSRNSAENLKLGGARDTVGEKPRADVQMLVHVSADRSNMSVITIPRDTRVKIPECVDEDGTVYPETDSKIINASMQHGGPGCTVATWEDLTGIPIDHFMKIEFSGVVDMADAVGGVPVCVQANVYDKSSGLRLERGETYVKGRQALQWLRTRHGFAGQSDLARAKAQHMYMSAMVRQLKKNAKLSDPGKLMDLADAATKALTVDPDLNVKKLYDLGNELKQVPTKRITMTTMPWVPDPRDPDAHVIPHPEDAEKLFSLVRNDVALDGKDKKKPKKKPAPKPSTAVNELPVTVQNGTGTTTLGPVPQRAAVLADVLVQAGYAQAKADATPRSQVDTTIAYPSEKLHGDALAVAKALGLPKKAVRHSVAVTQVTLVVGSDWREGTAYPKSAGKDEEEDKTPSTADLLNGGDEKACMPVDQGHTF; encoded by the coding sequence ATGGAGCAGGAGAGAAGGGCGCGGGGTGAGGGACGCCGCCGGCGCGCGCCAGAGGCCCGTGAGCAGGGCAGGGACGACAGCCCGTACGAGGGCCCGGAGGCGGCCGGCGGGCCGGCGGGTGCCGGCCGGGGCGCGGCGGCGGACGCCTCCGGCGCCGCGGCGGGCTCCCCCGCCGGCACGGGGGACGCGCCCGCGTCCACCCGGGCCGAGCGCCGCGCCGCGCAGCGGTCCGGGAAGAGCCCGGTGCCGGCGCCGCGGAACGGCGGGCGCGGCCGGCGGCGGCCCCCGGCCGGCAAGGGCGGTGGAAAAGGCGGGCGGCGGAGCAAGGGGATACGCATCCTCAAGTGGTCCGCGCTCGCGCTGGCGGTACTCATCCTGGGCGCGGCGGGCGCCGGTTACCTGTACTACCAGCACCTGAACAACAACCTGAAGAAGGAAACCCTCAACCTCGGCAAGAACAAGCTCGACCGGGCGGCGCCGAACGCCGACGGCGAGACCCCGCTGAACATCCTGCTGCTGGGCTCGGACAGCCGTAACTCCGCGGAGAACCTCAAGCTCGGCGGCGCCCGGGACACGGTGGGCGAGAAGCCGCGCGCCGATGTGCAGATGCTGGTGCACGTGTCGGCCGACCGCAGCAACATGTCGGTGATCACCATCCCCCGGGACACCCGGGTGAAGATCCCGGAGTGCGTGGACGAGGACGGCACGGTCTACCCCGAGACCGACTCGAAGATCATCAACGCCAGCATGCAGCACGGCGGTCCGGGGTGCACGGTGGCCACCTGGGAGGACCTGACCGGCATCCCCATCGACCACTTCATGAAGATCGAGTTCTCCGGTGTGGTGGACATGGCCGACGCCGTCGGCGGCGTGCCGGTGTGCGTCCAGGCCAACGTCTACGACAAGTCCTCCGGGCTGCGGCTGGAGCGGGGCGAGACGTACGTGAAGGGCCGGCAGGCGCTCCAGTGGCTGCGCACCCGGCACGGCTTCGCCGGCCAGAGCGACCTGGCGCGGGCCAAGGCCCAGCACATGTACATGAGCGCGATGGTCCGGCAGCTGAAGAAGAACGCCAAGCTCTCCGACCCGGGGAAGCTGATGGACCTGGCCGATGCCGCCACCAAGGCGCTCACCGTCGACCCGGACCTCAACGTCAAGAAGCTGTACGACCTGGGCAACGAGCTGAAGCAGGTGCCCACCAAGCGGATCACCATGACGACGATGCCGTGGGTGCCCGATCCGCGGGACCCCGACGCGCACGTCATCCCGCACCCCGAGGACGCCGAGAAGCTGTTCTCACTGGTCCGCAACGACGTGGCGCTGGACGGCAAGGACAAGAAGAAGCCGAAGAAGAAGCCGGCGCCCAAGCCGTCCACGGCGGTCAACGAACTCCCCGTCACCGTGCAGAACGGCACCGGGACCACCACCTTGGGCCCGGTCCCGCAGCGGGCCGCGGTCCTCGCCGACGTGCTGGTGCAGGCCGGCTACGCGCAGGCGAAGGCCGACGCCACACCCCGCTCGCAGGTGGACACCACCATCGCCTACCCGTCCGAGAAGCTGCACGGGGACGCGCTCGCCGTGGCCAAGGCGCTCGGGCTGCCCAAGAAGGCGGTCCGGCACTCCGTCGCCGTCACCCAGGTGACGCTGGTGGTGGGCTCCGACTGGCGCGAGGGCACCGCCTACCCCAAGTCGGCCGGGAAGGACGAGGAGGAGGACAAGACGCCCAGCACCGCCGATCTGCTCAACGGCGGCGACGAGAAGGCGTGCATGCCGGTGGACCAAGGCCACACCTTCTGA
- a CDS encoding LCP family protein: protein MDTQGRGQDDGIDPADQWVFNPETGSYELRLGPAPEPAPASDIPAPGRTGGRRRRPAPEEERSAAPEQRGGRRRAAGKHPSDKPGDSADSGKPSGPVSRRKQKPKKSTKKKVLYWSGGTLAFLLVGTSVAGYLIYQHLNGNIKKVRIPGEDNAAVIDGPMNILVIGTDKRDGKGNEGYGDEGSVGHADTTILFHVSEDRSNATALSIPRDMITDIPDCPTVQEDGSEKVIPGEQGVRFNTSLGQNGRDPGCTWKTVEKLTGLEVNHFMMADFNAVKTLSSAIGGVEVCLAHDIDDPKSKLKLSKGRHTIEGEDALAFVRTRHSVGFESDLDRIKLQQQFLSSMMRKMKSGGTLTNPKKLWKLSNAATKALTVDTGIGSVGKLKDLATNLSKVDLKHVTFVTVPVVDNSDGATVLIDEAKAEPLFAMIREDVSLTDVKKKEKAAKAAAEARLKGPQADPAEVRVKVLNGSGRLGAAQDTVVWMQNTAGMIRSSNGGNADAEQPKTTLEYGPDQADQARRLAAAMGLPGTALKQADQDAGPAAEMTLILGGDFKGAGMPIAAPKKAPKDLQRLGADDKNVCAK, encoded by the coding sequence GTGGACACGCAAGGCCGTGGGCAGGACGACGGCATCGACCCCGCCGACCAGTGGGTGTTCAACCCTGAGACCGGCAGTTACGAACTGCGGCTGGGCCCTGCCCCCGAGCCGGCGCCCGCCTCCGACATCCCGGCCCCGGGCAGAACCGGCGGGCGACGCAGGCGGCCGGCCCCCGAGGAGGAGCGGAGCGCGGCCCCGGAGCAGCGCGGCGGGCGCCGCCGGGCGGCCGGAAAGCATCCGTCCGACAAACCGGGCGATTCCGCGGATTCCGGGAAGCCGTCCGGTCCGGTCAGCCGCCGGAAGCAGAAGCCGAAGAAGTCGACCAAGAAGAAGGTGCTGTACTGGAGCGGCGGCACGCTCGCCTTCCTCCTGGTCGGCACCTCGGTGGCCGGCTACCTGATCTACCAGCACCTCAACGGCAACATCAAGAAGGTGCGGATCCCCGGCGAGGACAACGCCGCGGTGATCGACGGCCCGATGAACATCCTGGTCATCGGCACCGACAAGCGGGACGGCAAGGGCAACGAGGGCTACGGCGACGAGGGGAGCGTCGGCCACGCCGACACCACCATCCTCTTCCACGTCTCCGAGGACCGCTCCAACGCCACCGCACTGAGCATCCCGCGCGACATGATCACCGACATCCCGGACTGCCCCACCGTGCAGGAGGACGGCTCGGAGAAGGTGATCCCCGGTGAGCAGGGGGTCCGCTTCAACACCAGCCTGGGGCAGAACGGCCGGGACCCCGGCTGCACCTGGAAGACGGTGGAGAAGCTCACCGGGCTGGAGGTCAACCACTTCATGATGGCGGACTTCAACGCCGTCAAGACGCTGTCGTCCGCGATCGGCGGCGTCGAGGTGTGCCTGGCCCACGACATAGACGACCCGAAGTCGAAGCTGAAGCTGAGCAAGGGCCGGCACACCATCGAGGGTGAGGACGCGCTGGCGTTCGTGCGCACCCGGCACAGCGTGGGCTTCGAGAGCGACCTGGACCGGATCAAGCTCCAGCAGCAGTTCCTCAGCTCGATGATGCGGAAGATGAAGTCCGGGGGCACGCTCACCAACCCCAAGAAGCTCTGGAAGCTGTCGAACGCGGCCACCAAGGCGCTCACCGTGGACACCGGCATAGGCAGTGTCGGCAAGCTGAAGGACCTGGCGACCAACCTGAGCAAGGTCGATCTCAAGCACGTCACCTTCGTCACGGTGCCGGTGGTGGACAACAGCGACGGCGCCACCGTGCTGATCGACGAGGCCAAGGCCGAGCCGCTGTTCGCGATGATCCGTGAGGACGTGTCGCTGACCGACGTCAAGAAGAAGGAGAAGGCCGCCAAGGCCGCCGCGGAGGCCCGGCTCAAGGGGCCGCAGGCCGACCCGGCCGAGGTGCGGGTGAAGGTGCTCAACGGCAGCGGGCGGCTGGGGGCCGCCCAGGACACCGTGGTCTGGATGCAGAACACCGCGGGCATGATCCGCTCCAGCAACGGCGGCAACGCGGACGCGGAGCAGCCGAAGACGACGCTGGAGTACGGGCCCGACCAGGCCGACCAGGCACGCCGGCTGGCCGCCGCCATGGGGCTGCCCGGCACGGCGCTGAAGCAGGCCGACCAGGACGCCGGGCCGGCGGCCGAGATGACGCTGATCCTGGGGGGCGACTTCAAGGGGGCCGGCATGCCCATCGCCGCCCCGAAGAAGGCCCCGAAGGACCTCCAGCGGCTGGGCGCCGACGACAAGAACGTCTGCGCCAAGTGA
- a CDS encoding LCP family protein: MTAGGGSPDATGPAAGTGSGDAGTDSQDTNDTADGTAAPGAASTGPGAPDAGVQDADTSAGAGPDGGAGDPDDADGSAGGGPGPDADAGEGADTAAGEGGAADPGATAPGATAATGPTDPGTTAGGTAADPDASEDPGTARTDAADGDTPPPSSRKPGRRDRRGRPGKGGKGGARPSRRRRVARVLALTAAVLLVAVAGTGWWLYQRLDSNIRTDPVTQRELERHEAERPVAVPVARDARNILLIGSDTRGGKGNSKYGQDSGTQRSDTTILLHLAAGGRSATAVSIPRDLMTEIPACRAADGTDREARFAQFNWAYQFGGAACTIRTVEKMTGIRIDHHMIIDFRGFKRMVDAVDGVEVCLDRPVNDTDAHLRLPAGRQTLYGEEALGYVRARKGIGDGSDTSRMGRQQEFLGSLLKKVRSNGVLLDPRRLFPVLDAATSALTTDPGLGSLRKLYSLTQDIRAVPQDRIRFLTVPRQPYALDPNRDELVQPDAEELFRRLRLDQEVPPAGDDGAEEAAEGTAPGDGGSPTPTGRSVPLSATEAMSTTPPGICEQKGQATT; the protein is encoded by the coding sequence ATGACCGCGGGTGGCGGCAGCCCCGACGCCACCGGGCCGGCGGCGGGCACGGGCTCCGGGGACGCCGGTACGGACAGCCAGGACACGAACGACACGGCCGACGGCACCGCCGCGCCCGGGGCGGCGTCCACGGGCCCGGGGGCTCCGGACGCCGGTGTCCAGGACGCGGACACCTCCGCGGGCGCCGGGCCGGACGGGGGCGCGGGTGACCCGGACGACGCGGACGGGAGCGCGGGCGGGGGCCCCGGGCCGGACGCGGACGCCGGCGAGGGCGCGGACACGGCCGCCGGCGAGGGCGGCGCTGCGGACCCCGGCGCCACCGCCCCGGGTGCCACCGCCGCCACCGGTCCCACGGACCCCGGTACGACCGCCGGCGGCACCGCGGCAGACCCCGACGCCTCCGAGGACCCCGGCACCGCGCGGACCGACGCCGCGGACGGTGACACCCCTCCCCCGTCCTCCCGGAAGCCCGGCAGGCGGGACAGGCGCGGCAGGCCCGGGAAGGGCGGCAAGGGCGGTGCCCGGCCGTCCCGCCGGCGCCGGGTGGCCCGGGTGCTGGCGCTCACCGCCGCCGTGCTGCTGGTGGCGGTGGCCGGCACCGGCTGGTGGCTGTACCAGCGGCTGGACTCCAACATCCGCACCGACCCGGTGACCCAGCGGGAGCTGGAGCGGCACGAGGCGGAGCGCCCGGTGGCGGTGCCGGTGGCGCGGGACGCCCGGAACATCCTGCTGATCGGTTCCGACACCCGCGGTGGCAAGGGCAACAGCAAGTACGGCCAGGACTCGGGCACCCAGCGGTCGGACACCACGATCCTGCTCCACCTGGCGGCCGGCGGCCGGAGCGCCACCGCGGTGAGCATCCCGCGTGACCTGATGACGGAGATCCCGGCCTGCCGGGCGGCGGACGGCACCGACCGCGAGGCCCGGTTCGCGCAGTTCAACTGGGCGTACCAGTTCGGTGGCGCGGCGTGCACCATCCGCACCGTGGAGAAGATGACCGGCATCCGGATCGACCACCACATGATCATCGATTTCCGTGGCTTCAAGCGGATGGTGGACGCGGTGGACGGCGTCGAGGTCTGCCTGGACCGGCCGGTGAACGACACCGACGCCCATCTGCGGCTGCCCGCCGGCCGGCAGACGCTGTACGGCGAGGAGGCCCTGGGGTACGTACGGGCCCGCAAGGGGATCGGGGACGGCAGCGACACCTCGCGGATGGGCCGCCAGCAGGAGTTCCTCGGCTCGCTGCTGAAGAAGGTGCGCAGCAACGGCGTGCTGCTCGATCCGCGGCGGCTGTTCCCGGTGCTGGACGCGGCGACCTCCGCGCTCACCACCGACCCGGGGCTCGGCTCGCTGCGGAAGCTGTACTCCCTGACGCAGGACATCCGTGCCGTTCCGCAGGACCGCATCCGTTTCCTCACCGTGCCCCGGCAGCCCTACGCGCTCGACCCCAACCGGGACGAGCTGGTGCAGCCGGACGCCGAGGAGCTCTTCCGCCGGCTGCGGCTGGACCAGGAGGTGCCTCCGGCCGGTGACGACGGCGCGGAGGAGGCCGCGGAGGGCACGGCGCCCGGGGACGGGGGTTCGCCGACCCCCACGGGGCGATCGGTGCCGCTGTCGGCCACCGAGGCCATGAGCACCACCCCGCCCGGCATATGTGAGCAAAAGGGTCAAGCCACGACGTAG
- a CDS encoding TIGR03089 family protein produces MNATDRTPADLLRSALAADPGRPLVTFYDDATGERVELSVATLANWVAKTANLLQGDLAAEPGDRLALLLPAHWQTAVWLLACSSTGVVADLGGDPAGADLVVSGPDTLDAARACPGERVALALRPLGGRFPQPPQGFTDYAVEVPGQGDRFAPYAPVDPDAPALRVDGTELTAAQVVERARADAARRGLGPGSRLLSGLPYDTWEGVSAGLFAPLAGGGSVVLCRHLDRLGAEGLDKRRESERVTALAV; encoded by the coding sequence ATGAACGCCACCGACCGCACCCCCGCCGACCTGCTGCGATCCGCGCTCGCCGCGGACCCGGGCCGTCCGCTTGTCACCTTCTACGACGACGCCACCGGCGAGCGCGTGGAACTCTCCGTCGCCACCCTCGCCAATTGGGTGGCGAAGACCGCCAACCTGCTCCAGGGCGACCTGGCCGCCGAGCCCGGCGACCGGCTGGCGCTGCTGCTGCCCGCGCACTGGCAGACCGCGGTCTGGCTGCTCGCCTGTTCCTCCACCGGGGTCGTCGCCGACCTCGGTGGCGATCCCGCCGGCGCCGACCTGGTGGTGAGCGGTCCGGACACGCTCGACGCGGCGCGCGCGTGCCCCGGGGAGCGGGTGGCGCTGGCGCTGCGCCCGCTCGGCGGCCGGTTCCCGCAGCCGCCGCAGGGCTTCACCGACTACGCCGTCGAGGTGCCGGGCCAGGGCGACCGGTTCGCGCCGTACGCCCCGGTGGACCCGGACGCCCCCGCGCTCCGGGTGGACGGCACGGAGCTGACCGCCGCCCAGGTCGTGGAGCGGGCCCGCGCGGACGCCGCGCGGCGCGGGCTGGGCCCGGGTTCCCGGCTGCTGTCCGGCCTGCCGTACGACACCTGGGAGGGCGTCTCCGCCGGGCTGTTCGCGCCGCTGGCGGGCGGCGGCTCGGTGGTGCTCTGCCGCCACCTGGACCGGCTGGGCGCCGAGGGGCTGGACAAGCGCCGGGAGAGCGAGCGGGTCACCGCGCTCGCCGTCTGA
- a CDS encoding peptidoglycan recognition protein family protein, whose product MRAFLASSVAVVCATALALPLAAHASAAGSPAPPGSRARADLPGSTRSLPLTAPGGSLRRPAARDAERGVTARNIRPFALVGVVWDDPAADLRGRVQVRTRAAGTGVWSAWRDLQTHNDDAPDAGSPERRAGRVRGSTAPLWVGNSDGVQARVRPEAGTGTRLPAGLRLELVDPGEAPTGRALTGRPPATDPAGGDSPDTEPPDHGSGDSGFPETETPSSEEASGPEPAALGPLVLEEEAVAPGAAPGAAPRPRIVTRAGWGADEKLRESKFSYTKTVKAAFVHHSATGNNYSCGQVPAILRGIYRYHVKSSGWRDIGYNFAVDKCGNVYEGRAGGVARAVLGAHTLGFNSNTMGVAVLGTYGSESPPQAALDGLARLTAWKLGLFGRNPNGSTTLVSAGSNKYRQGVKVKLKVVSGHRDGFVTDCPGGRLYSKLGSVRSAAARLQGR is encoded by the coding sequence ATGCGTGCATTCCTGGCATCCTCTGTCGCGGTGGTCTGCGCGACCGCTCTCGCCCTCCCGCTCGCGGCGCATGCGTCGGCGGCCGGTTCCCCCGCCCCGCCCGGGTCCCGGGCGCGCGCCGACCTGCCCGGCAGCACCCGGTCACTGCCGCTGACCGCGCCCGGCGGCTCGCTGCGCCGCCCGGCGGCGCGGGACGCGGAACGGGGGGTGACCGCGCGGAACATCCGCCCCTTCGCGCTCGTGGGAGTGGTCTGGGACGACCCCGCCGCCGACCTCCGGGGCCGGGTCCAGGTGCGGACCCGGGCCGCCGGCACCGGCGTGTGGTCGGCCTGGCGGGACCTGCAGACCCACAACGACGACGCCCCGGACGCCGGGTCGCCCGAACGCCGGGCCGGCCGGGTGCGCGGCAGCACCGCCCCGCTCTGGGTGGGGAACTCCGACGGCGTGCAGGCCCGGGTGCGGCCCGAGGCGGGCACCGGCACCCGGCTGCCCGCCGGACTGCGGCTGGAACTCGTCGATCCGGGCGAGGCACCCACCGGGCGGGCGCTGACCGGCCGTCCGCCGGCCACCGACCCCGCGGGCGGGGACTCCCCGGACACCGAGCCGCCCGACCACGGATCGGGCGACTCCGGCTTCCCGGAGACCGAGACCCCGTCCTCCGAGGAGGCGTCCGGTCCCGAACCCGCCGCGCTGGGACCACTGGTCCTGGAGGAGGAGGCCGTGGCGCCGGGTGCCGCCCCGGGCGCCGCCCCCCGCCCGCGCATCGTCACCCGCGCCGGATGGGGCGCCGACGAGAAACTGCGCGAAAGCAAATTCAGCTACACCAAGACGGTCAAGGCCGCCTTCGTCCACCACAGCGCCACCGGCAACAACTACAGCTGCGGCCAGGTCCCCGCCATCCTGCGCGGCATCTACCGCTACCACGTCAAGAGCAGCGGCTGGCGGGACATCGGCTACAACTTCGCCGTGGACAAGTGCGGCAACGTCTACGAGGGCCGGGCCGGCGGGGTGGCCCGGGCCGTGCTCGGCGCCCACACCCTGGGCTTCAACAGCAACACCATGGGCGTCGCGGTGCTGGGCACCTACGGCTCCGAAAGCCCGCCGCAGGCCGCGCTCGACGGGCTGGCGAGACTCACCGCCTGGAAGCTGGGGCTGTTCGGCCGCAACCCGAACGGCAGCACCACGCTGGTGTCGGCGGGCAGCAACAAGTACCGGCAGGGCGTGAAGGTCAAGCTGAAGGTGGTCTCCGGGCACCGGGACGGCTTCGTCACCGACTGCCCCGGCGGACGTCTCTACAGCAAACTCGGCAGCGTCCGATCGGCCGCCGCCCGTCTCCAGGGCCGCTGA